Within the Gordonia westfalica genome, the region GCGTCCACGGACGGATCATCCCCGTCTTCACCCGCGACATCGTCTATCTCCCGGATGCCGACCAGGAGACCTCGAGGTCGGCGCAGCGCGAGTACATCGCCGAATGGGTAACCGCGATCCGCGCCCGGGCGGCCGAGCTGACCGACGCCGACGCCGCAGCACTCACCCGGGCGTTCCTCGGAGTGGCAGGTGACATCGTCCAGTCCCCCGAGTTGCGTGAGCGTCCCGGGATCACCGAGGACCTCACGACACTCGCGAACCGGATCCTGCTGCCCGCCGGTCTGCTGTCGAACAGCTGAGTACCGCCGGTCTCGATAAGCTGGCCGTTGTGACTGCTCCGAACCTCACCAGAGACCAGGCCCGCGAACGCGCCGCGATCGTCGACGTGTCGAACTACCAGATCGAACTCGACCTCACCGACGGGAAAGGTGCGCCCGGCACCGAGACGTTCCGTTCCACCACGACGGTCACGTTCACCGCGACCGAGGGTGCCGAGACCTTCATCGATCTCGTCGCCCCGACGCTGCATTCGGCGACGCTCAACGGCGTCGAACTCGACGTCTCCGGCTTCGACGAATCCGTCGGCATCGCCCTGCCCGGCCTGGCCGCGGAGAACACTCTCACCGTCGTCGCCGATTGCGCCTACTCCAACACCGGTGAGGGCCTGCACCGCTTCGTCGACCAGTCCGACGACTCGGTGTACCTGTACTCGCAGTTCGAGACCGCCGACGCCAAGCGCATGTTCGCCTGCTTCGACCAGCCCGACCTGAAGTCCACCTACACGCTCACCGTGACGGCCCCGGACGACTGGAAGGTCATCTCCAACGCCGCGCATGTCGACACCGTCGCCGCCGAACCGGGCATCCACCGCTTCCGCGAGACCGCCCCGATGAGCACCTACCTCGTCGCGCTCATCGCCGGGCCGTACGCGGAGTGGACCGACGTCTACTCCGACGACCACGGCGACATCCCGCTGGGCATCTACTGCCGCGCCTCGCTCGCCGAGCACATGGACGCCGACCGGCTCTTCACCGAGACCAAGCAGGGATTCGCCTTTTACCACAAGAACTTCGGCATCCCTTACGCCTTCGGCAAGTACGACCAGCTCTTCGTGCCCGAGTTCAACGCCGGCGCGATGGAGAATGCCGGCGCGGTGACCTTCCTGGAGGACTACGTCTTCCGGTCGCGCGTCACCAAGTACCTCTACGAACGACGCGCCGAGACCGTGCTGCACGAGATGGCGCACATGTGGTTCGGCGACCTGGTCACCATGCAGTGGTGGGATGACCTGTGGCTCAACGAGTCCTTCGCCACCTTCGCCTCGGTGCTCTGCCAGTCGGAGGCCACCGAGTACACCAACGCCTGGACGACCTTCGCCAACGTCGAGAAGTCGTGGGCGTACCGGCAGGATCAGCTGCCCTCGACCCACCCGGTCGCCGCCGACATCCCCGACATCGCCGCCGTCGAGGTCAACTTCGACGGCATCACCTACGCCAAGGGCGCCTCGGTACTCAAGCAGCTCGTCGCCTACGTCGGTGTCGACGACTTCCTCGCCGGTCTGCGCGACTACTTCGCCGCCCACAAGTTCGGCAACGCCACGTTCACGGATCTGCTGGGCGCACTGGAGAAGTCGTCGGGACGCGATCTGTCGGACTGGGGCGACCAGTGGCTGCGCACCACGGGCATCAACGTGATGCGTCCCGATTTCGAGGTCGACTCCTCCGGTGCGTTCACCCGGTTCACCATCGTGCAGGACGGTGCTGCTCCGGGCGCGGGCGAGACCCGCGTGCACCGGCTCCGCGTCGGTGTCTACGCCGACAACGGCTCGGGTGCGATCGAACAGACCCACAGCGTCGAACTCGACGTCGAGGGCGAACGCACCGACGTGCCCGGCCTGGTCGGCGTGAACCGCGGAGATCTGGTGCTGCTCAACGACGGTGACCTCACGTACGCCTCGATCCGGCTCGACCCCGAGTCGCTGGCCACCGCGACCGCCCGCATCGGCGACATCACCGACTCGATGCCCCGCACCCTGGTGTGGTCGGCGGCCTGGGAGATGACCCGCCAGGCCGAGATGCGCGCCCGCGACTTCGTCGAACTCGTGCAGCGCGGGATCGCGTCGGAGACCGAGATCGGTGTGGTGCAGCGTGTTCTGATGCAGGCGACCACCGCCGTCGAGTCGTACGCCGATCCCGACTGGGCGGCCACGACCGGCCGGCCCGCGTTCAGCGCCCGACTGCTGGAACTGGCCCGGGGCGCCGACGCCGGCTCCGACCACCAGCTCGCCTTCGTCAACACCTGGCTGGCCGGCAAGCTCAACGACGACCAGACCGATGTGGCGCGCGCCCTCCTCGACGGGGCCGACCCGGCCGAGCAGGGTCTCGACGGACTGGCCGTGGACACCGATCTCCGCTGGAAGCTGGTGCGCGCGTTGGCGACCGCCGGCGCGATCGATCCGGATGCGGGTTCGACGCCGATCATCGACGCCGAGGCGCAGCGCGACAACACCGCCACCGGCACCCGCCAGGCCGCCGCCGCACGCGCGTCGCGACCGCTCCCCGAGGCCAAGGCCGACGCGTGGTCGCAGGCGATCGACGACGACTCGTTGTCGAACATCTACACCCGCACCATGATCGAGGGCTTCGCACGTCCCGGACAGGGCGAGTTGCTCGAACCGTACGTCGAGAAGTACTTCGACGCGGTGCCGAAGGTGTGGGCCCGACGCTCGAGTGAGGTCGCCCAGACCGTCGTCATCGGCCTGTACCCGAGCGGTGCGATGACGCAGCGGGCCCTCGACCTCGCCGAGGAGTTCCTGGCCGGTGACCATCCGCCGGCCCTCAAGCGGCTGATCTCCGAAGGCCGCGACGGGGTGGCGCGTTCGCTGCGTGCACGCGAGTTCGACGCGCAGGGCTGAGGATTCGCGGTATCGGTGGTGTCGGCGGCGGTCAGCGCCGGCGCCACCGGTACCGCACCTGCGGCCGGCCGGCCGAACCGTACTGGGTGTCGCGATCGAGGACACCGTCGTCGGCGAGCCGCTCCAGGTAACGCCACGCGGTGACCCGCGACGACCCGAGTGCGCGGGCCACCTCCGACGCGGTGAGTCCGTCGGCGCTGTCGCGGACCGCCCGGCAGACCGCGTCCTCGGTGTGCGGCGCGGAACCCTTCTTCGCCGACCGCCGGGAGTCGCCGGAGCGCAGCTCGGCCAGCGCCCGGTCGACGTCGCGCTGGCTGACCGCATCCGCATCACCCGCCAACGCCTCCCGGTACCGCAGGTACTGTTCGATCTTCTCCCGGAAGGCCGCGAACGTGAACGGTTTGAGCAGGTAGAGCAGCACCCCGCGCGACATCGCATCGCGCACCGTCTGCAGGTCGCGCTGGGCGGTGATCGCGATGACGTCGGGGGCCGGCCGCACCCCGGACAGCGCGGAGGCGAGGTCGGTACCCCGGGCGTCGGGCAGACCGAGGTCGAGGAGCACCAGATCGACGTTCTGTGTGCGCGCGGTGCGCAACGCCTCCTGGGCGGTGGTCACCGCCCCCACGACCTCGAATCCGCCGATCCGGCCGAGATAGTCGCGGTGCGCCTCGGCGATGACCGACTCGTCCTCCACGATCAGCACACGGATCACCGCGTCACCCCCACCACTGCCGGCACCGCGCGTATCCGCACCGAAACGACCGAACCGTAGGTGTTCTCCGCGGTCAACGTCCCGTGATGCCGCTCCACCACCTGGGCGACGAGGGCGAGGCCCAACCCCCGGCCGGCCTCGTCACCGCCGGTCTTGGTGGAGTACCCCCGAGCCGTCGCCCTGCTGAACAGGTCCGCATCCATGCCGGGACCGCTGTCGGCGACGACGATGTCGAGCGCGGCGTGGTCCCCGACGACGCCGACCTCGACCCACGGGTCGTCCGGATCGCACGCGTCGAGGGCGTTGTCGACGAGATTGCCCACGACGGTGATCATCTCGGCCGGTGACAGGATCTGGGTGGCCTCGTCACTCACCTGTGAATCCTCGGTGAGCGAGAACGCGATTCCCCGTTCGGCCGCCTGCGCGCTCTTGCCGAGGAGCAGTGCCACCAAGGCGGGTTCGGCCACGGCCTGGGTCATCCGGTCGATGAGGTGTTGCGACAGTTCGAGTTCGGTGGTCGCCAGCCGGACCGCCTCCTCGGGCCTCCCCATCTCGACCAGCGCGACGAGCGTGTGGAGCCGGTTCGCGGACTCGTGCGCCTGGGAGCGGAGCGCCTCGGCGAATCGGGTCATCGAATCCAATTCGCCCATGGCCGCGGCCAATTCGGTCCGGTCGCGGATCGTGACGACCGAGGAGCGGCGCCGTCCGGACACCGGCAACCGGCTGACCAGCAGGACCCGGCCGCCCTCCGCATAGAGCTCGTCGACGACCGCATCGTCCTCACGGGTCAGGAAATCCGGGAGATCGTCGGCGGGCGTGTCGGTTCCGATGCCGAGCAGGCGCTGCGCCTCGGCATTCACCAGAGCCGGCCGCCCGTCCTCGACGACGACCAGCCCCTCGCGGACCGCGCGCAGTACCGCATCGTGATGGTCGTACATGAGCCGTAGGTCATCCGGCGCCAGGCCTCCGGTCTGCCGCAGCAGGCGCCGGCGAATCCACCAGACGCCGGCCGCCGCGGTCATCAGGGCGGCAAGCGCGGTGACCGCGATCAGCGGCAGCTCCCCGCGCCACGTCGACGTGAGCGAACGCTGGGTGATCCCCGCCGCGACCATGCCGATGACCCGGCCGTCGGGACCCCGGACCGGCGCGATCGTGCGGATGGACCGGCCGAGGGTCCCGGTGTAGGTCTCGGTCATCGTCTCCCCGCGTAGGGCTGCGTCGATGCTGCCGATGTAGGGGGCGCCGATCAGCGCGGGATCGGTGTGGGTGTATCGCGTGCGATCCGGAGCGAGAACCGTGATGAAGGCGACGCCGGTGTCCCGACGGATGCGGTCGGTCACCGGTTGCAGGGTGGCACTCGGGTCCGGAGAGGTGAGCGCTTCCACGGTGGACGGCGAGTCCGCGAGGCTGACGGCCACCGCGGTGACCTCGTCGCGTGCGGCCCGGTCCCCGTCGACACGCGCGTCGATCGCCGCGAGGACGCTGCCCGCCACGACCACCACCGCCACCACGACAAGCGCGAGTGTCGCCACCTGGCCGGCAAGCGTCCGCGGATACCACCGCATGCTCTCGGCCTCGATTCGTGTTTCGGGGCCGGTGTTTCGCCGAAGCCCCGTTTCCGGGTGTTCCCCGGAGTCGGTGAACGTAATGAACAGAACCGTGACCGTGGTCACCGCACCGATTCACAATCCTAATCACCGATGTCCCGGGTATACGAGGAGAGAACTGACGATGAACACAGATCGGAAGGCCGGTGACGAGACGGCCGGCGATGGAGCCGACCCGACGCCCGGCTCGACCGACTCGACCGGGGCGCCGCGGGCCAAACGGGACCGCACGCACTGGCTCTACATCGCGGTCATCATCGCGGTGGTCGCCGGCGTCGTCGTCGGTCTCGTCGCTCCAGAGTTCGGCAAGGAGCTCGGCGTACTGGGGACGATGTTCGTCAGCCTGATCAAGATGATGATCGCGCCGGTCATCTTCTGCACGATCGTGTTGGGCATCGGATCGGTCCGCAAGGCGGCCACGGTGGGCAAGGTCGGCGGCCTGGCGTTCGTCTACTTCCTCATCATGTCGACGGTCGCGCTCGCCATCGGCCTGGTCGTCGGCAATCTGATCCAGCCCGGTGAGGGCCTGAACATCTCGTCGCTGTCGGACAAGGGTGAGGAACTCGCCAAGGAAGCCCACGAGGCGGGCGGCACCATGGACTTCATCCAGGGCATCATCCCGGAGTCCATGCTCTCGGCCCTGACCGACGGCAGCGTCCTGCAGGCACTGTTTGTCGCGCTCCTCGTCGGTTTCGCCATCCAGGCGATGGGACGCACCGGCGAACCGATCCTGACCGCGGTCTCCTACTTCCAGAAGCTGGTCTTCAAGGTCCTGACGATGGTGCTGTGGGTGGCGCCGATCGGCGCCTTCGGCGCCATCGCGAACGTCGTCGGCCAGACCGGGTGGGCGGCCGTGCAGCAGTTGCTGACCCTGATGCTCGCCTTCTACCTCACCTGTCTGGTCTTCGTCTTCGGCGTGCTGGGCGTGCTCCTCCGGACCATCGCCGGCGTCTCGATCTTCCGCCTGGTCCGCTACCTCGCCCGCGAGTACCTGCTGATCTTCGCGACATCGTCGTCGGAGTCGGCGCTGCCGCGACTGATCGCGAAGATGGAGCACCTCGGTGTGGAGAAGACCACCGTCGGTGTCGTGGTGCCCACCGGCTACTCCTTCAACCTGGACGGCACCGCGATCTACCTGACGATGGCGTCGATCTTCATCGCCGACGCGATGGGCGACCCGCTGTCGGTCGGTGAGCAGATCGGTCTCCTCGCATTCATGATCATCGCGTCCAAGGGTGCCGCGGGCGTCAGCGGTGCGGGTCTGGCGACCCTCGCCGCCGGACTCCAGGCGCACCGCCCGGAGATGCTCGAAGGCGTCGGCGTGATCGTCGGCATCGACCGGTTCATGTCCGAGGCGCGTGCGGTCACCAACTTCTCCGGCAACGCGGTGGCGACTCTCCTGGTCGGGTCGTGGACAAAGACCGTGGACAAGCACCAGGTCGACGAAGTGCTCGCCGGACGCGTCCCGTTCGACGAGTCGAACATGGTCGACGACGAGCTCGAGTCGGTCGGGGCAGGCGCTCACGAGAAGGTGCTCGAGGGGTCTGCCACCAGGTCCTGAGCTCTCGGCGAGTCGGTTCCGGCCCGCGCCACGAAATTCGTGAGTTCCTACACCGAGCTGGCGGTGGAGGTCCGCGCCTCCGGGCTGCTCGACCGCCGCCGCGGGTTCTACGTCACCCGCATGGCGCTGACCGTCCTCGCCTTCATCGGCTGCTGGACAGCGGTGATCGCGCTCGGCGACAACCTGGTGGCAGGGCTCAACTACCAGATCGAACATCATCTGTTCCCCAGCATGCCGCGACCCAACCTGATCAAGGTGCGGCCGCTCGTCCGTGCCCACTGCGAGCGTCACGGCGTGCAGTACACCGAGACCTCGCTGGTCGCGTCCTACGGCATCGTCATCCGGTACCTCAACCAGGTCGGTCTCGGGGATCGCGACCCGTTCACCTGTCCGCTGGTCCGCATGTACCGCTGATCTGCATCAGCACCCGGAAATCGAGAAAGAGGCCGCCCCACCGGAAGGTGGGGCGGCCTCTTTGCGGTTCTCGTATCGGCGATCAGCCGGCTGCGGCGGCGGTGGCCATCACGCGCAGCGATGCGATCAGACCGTCGATCAGGTTGCCCTGACGGAAGCCGGTGACGGCTGCGGTGACACCGAGGGCGGCCACGCGATCGTTGACGCGGCTCGACACCTCGCTACCGGAGACGATGACGACGTCACGGGTGTTCGGCGACACCGCGATGAGCGTGCCGTGGGCCGGCTCGGGCGCCTTCGCCAGGATGGCGCGCGCGCTGGCGTCGAGGTCGCCGTCGAGGTCACCGACGTAGACCGAGAAGCGCACGAGAGCCTTCTCGCTGGCCGCCTTGAGGGTGTCGTCGAGTGCGATCAGGTCCTTCTGGCTGAAGGGCGGCGTCGACGGCGCGTCACCCGGGTAGCGGGCCGCCGAGATGCGTCCGCTGTTGGTGATCACGGCGCCCATCGGCAGTTCGGCGGCCGAGCGGGCCGCAACCTCTGCACTCACGTTCGCGTGCGAAACCTCACCACTTGCCACTTGCCGAGCTCCCATCAACGTCGCCGGGTTCCGCGTGCCGCGGAAGTGCCATCGGTTCGATGTCGGTGGCACTGAAGAGAAGCGGTGCATGCTCCCATTGCTGATCGAGGGTGTACTCCTTGACCTTCGGGTACTTGACCCCGCCGGAGAACACCATCGCGACAACGCAGAGCACGACGAAGAGCACCGTCACGATCGTGACTGGCACTCCGATGGGGACGATCAGGCTGTCCATGTCACCCTTTCGATGGTCGCGCCGGACCCGGCCGGTTGTCGGCACAGGTCATCGGTGATCAATCTAGCCCACATCACACCGCCCGGTGCATCGACCCCTACAGCGCGTCGTAGACACCCGTGGGGGCGCATTCCGGAGGTCATCTCGAGTGGCATCTCCGGCACCTCACGCGGCCCCCGCGTCGATGTACTGCATCCACGCCGGATCGATGTCCTTGACCGCGGCGATGAGGCCCCAGTGCCGGCCCTTCGGGGCGATCGGCCGGGTCCGCAACGACCATCCCAACTCGCTGAGCAGACGGTCGGCCTTGCGGTGATTGCACGACGCGCAGCAGGCGACGCAGTTCTCCCACGTGTGTGCGCCACCCCGACTGCGCGGCACGACGTGGTCGATGGTGGTGGCGGCTTTCCCGCAGTACCCGCAGCGGAACCGGTCACGGTGCATCAGTGCGGAACGGGTCATCGGCACCACCGCGCGGTACGGGACGCGGACGTAGCTCCGCAGCCGGATCACCGTCGGCACCGGCACCGCGGTCGCCGCCGAGTGGAACGCTCCCCCGGACTCGTCGGCGTGGACCATGTCGGCGCGTCCACGCAGGATCAGGACGACGGCGCGGCGGATGGTGACCGCGCTCAGCGGCTCGTAGGTCGCGTTGAGCAGCAGCACCCGGCGGCGCGTCCACGATCGTGACCCGACCGTCTGCGAGGCCGCACCGCCGTGCAGCCTCGTGACCTCGGTCTTCTGGTGATGTGACCGGTGCGTCATTCGACCTCCCGCCAGGCCTGCGTGAACAGGTTGACCTGCACAGTTCACCACGGACGCCGACGTCGCGGGAGGAAAACTCCTCCGCAAGTCGGTTGCCCGGGCCCCGGCAGGCGGCACGTCACGTCGAGACCGACGGCACGTCACATTGAGACACCGCGCGGTCATGAGGACAATGGCGGCTGTGACTGGCGAATCCGGCAACTCCCCCACCCCGGCCCCGCGGAGCTTCTACGAGGAGATCGGTGGCGCCGAGACGTTCCATCGGCTCACCGAGGTCTTCTACACCGAAGTGGCCAAGGACGAGGTGCTGCGCCCGCTGTACCCGGAAGAGGATCTCGGGCCGGCCGAACGACGCCTCCGGATGTTCCTCGAGCAGTACTGGGGTGGCCCGCGGACCTACTCCGACGAGCGCGGCCATCCGAGGCTGCGCATGCGCCACAACCCCTATCGGGTCGGCCCGATCGAGCGCGACGCCTGGCTGCGCTGCATGCACACCGCGATCGCCGCCATCGACGACGAGACCCTCGACCCGCCGCATCGGCAGGCGCTCGTCGACTACATGGAGATGGCCGCCCAGTCGATGATGAACTCGCCGGTCTGATAGCGGGCTAAACCTTTCGCCTTTCGCCACCCGCACCATCGACACGCCGATTGACCTGGATTTCTCGCCTAAAACACAGGTAAGGCAGAATGACCACGGTGAGCGACGAGACACCAGATGTTGTCCCCGCCGAGCCATCTGACGGGGGTCAGGCCGACGGTGCACACTCCGACGATGCGCCGGCCGTCGGCGATCCCGAGGTGATCGATCCCGCGACAACCGATCCCGAGGCCCTCGACGACGAGGCCATCGAAGCCGAGGCCGCCGCCGAACTCGATCCGGACGCCGAGTCCGCGGAAATCGTGGACGCACCGGAGGAACCGGTGACCGTCGTTGTACCGCAGCTGGATCCGACCGACACCACCTGGTGGAAGTCCGCGGTCTTCTACCAGATCTATCCGCGGTCGTTCTGCGACGCGAACGGTGACGGCGTCGGCGACCTCGCCGGCGTCATCGGCAAACTGGGGTATCTCGAACTGCTCGGCATCGACGCGATCTGGTTGAGCCCCATCATGACCTCGCCGATGGCCGATCACGGATACGACGTGTCCGATCCGCGCGACATCGATCCGCTGTTCGGCGATCTGGCGACCTTCGACGCCCTCATCGCCGAGGCCCACGAGCGCGAGATCCGCGTCACCATGGACCTCGTCCCCAACCACACGAGCGATCGGCACGAGTGGTTCCAGGCCGCGCTGGCCGCCGGTCCGGGCAGTCCGGAACGCGACCGCTACATCTTCCGTGACGGTCGCGGAGAGAACGGCGACGAGCCACCGAACAACTGGCACAGCATCTTCGGCGGTCCGTCGTGGACCCGTGTCACCGAGGCCGACGGCAGTCCCGGTCAGTGGTACCTGCACATCTTCGCCGCCGAACAGCCCGACCTGAACTGGGAGAACCCCGAGGTCTTCGACGATCTCGAGAAGACGCTGCGGTTCTGGCTGGATCGCGGGGTCGACGGTTTCCGGATCGACGTCGCGCACGGGATGGCCAAGCCCGCGGATCTGCCGGACATGGATCTGACCAACACCGCGCTGCTCAGCAACGACGACGACGATCCGCGGTTCAACAACTATGCGGTGCACGACATCCACCGCAAGATCCGCAAGGTCCTCGACGAATACCCCGGTGCGGCGAACGTCGGCGAGATCTGGGTGAACGACAACGAACGGTTCGCCGAGTACCTACGCCCCGACGAACTGCACCTCGGTTTCAACTTCCGTCTCGCCAAGGCCCCTTCGAGCCCGAGGCGATCCGGGAGGCCATCGAGAACTCCCTCGACGCGGTGCTGTCGGTGTCGGGGACGCCCACGTGGACCTTGTCCAACCACGACGTCGAACGAGAGGTCACGCGCTACGCCCCGTCGACCCGGAGACCGGCGAACCCGATCTCGCACGCGGGACGCGTCGTGCGCGGGCGATGCTCGTCGTCGAGATGGCCCTGCCCGGATCGATATTCCTCTACAACGGTTCCGAACTCGGG harbors:
- a CDS encoding cation:dicarboxylate symporter family transporter; its protein translation is MNTDRKAGDETAGDGADPTPGSTDSTGAPRAKRDRTHWLYIAVIIAVVAGVVVGLVAPEFGKELGVLGTMFVSLIKMMIAPVIFCTIVLGIGSVRKAATVGKVGGLAFVYFLIMSTVALAIGLVVGNLIQPGEGLNISSLSDKGEELAKEAHEAGGTMDFIQGIIPESMLSALTDGSVLQALFVALLVGFAIQAMGRTGEPILTAVSYFQKLVFKVLTMVLWVAPIGAFGAIANVVGQTGWAAVQQLLTLMLAFYLTCLVFVFGVLGVLLRTIAGVSIFRLVRYLAREYLLIFATSSSESALPRLIAKMEHLGVEKTTVGVVVPTGYSFNLDGTAIYLTMASIFIADAMGDPLSVGEQIGLLAFMIIASKGAAGVSGAGLATLAAGLQAHRPEMLEGVGVIVGIDRFMSEARAVTNFSGNAVATLLVGSWTKTVDKHQVDEVLAGRVPFDESNMVDDELESVGAGAHEKVLEGSATRS
- a CDS encoding DUF5130 domain-containing protein yields the protein MASGEVSHANVSAEVAARSAAELPMGAVITNSGRISAARYPGDAPSTPPFSQKDLIALDDTLKAASEKALVRFSVYVGDLDGDLDASARAILAKAPEPAHGTLIAVSPNTRDVVIVSGSEVSSRVNDRVAALGVTAAVTGFRQGNLIDGLIASLRVMATAAAAG
- a CDS encoding response regulator, with the translated sequence MIRVLIVEDESVIAEAHRDYLGRIGGFEVVGAVTTAQEALRTARTQNVDLVLLDLGLPDARGTDLASALSGVRPAPDVIAITAQRDLQTVRDAMSRGVLLYLLKPFTFAAFREKIEQYLRYREALAGDADAVSQRDVDRALAELRSGDSRRSAKKGSAPHTEDAVCRAVRDSADGLTASEVARALGSSRVTAWRYLERLADDGVLDRDTQYGSAGRPQVRYRWRRR
- a CDS encoding HNH endonuclease, with protein sequence MTHRSHHQKTEVTRLHGGAASQTVGSRSWTRRRVLLLNATYEPLSAVTIRRAVVLILRGRADMVHADESGGAFHSAATAVPVPTVIRLRSYVRVPYRAVVPMTRSALMHRDRFRCGYCGKAATTIDHVVPRSRGGAHTWENCVACCASCNHRKADRLLSELGWSLRTRPIAPKGRHWGLIAAVKDIDPAWMQYIDAGAA
- a CDS encoding globin → MAAVTGESGNSPTPAPRSFYEEIGGAETFHRLTEVFYTEVAKDEVLRPLYPEEDLGPAERRLRMFLEQYWGGPRTYSDERGHPRLRMRHNPYRVGPIERDAWLRCMHTAIAAIDDETLDPPHRQALVDYMEMAAQSMMNSPV
- the pepN gene encoding aminopeptidase N; translated protein: MTAPNLTRDQARERAAIVDVSNYQIELDLTDGKGAPGTETFRSTTTVTFTATEGAETFIDLVAPTLHSATLNGVELDVSGFDESVGIALPGLAAENTLTVVADCAYSNTGEGLHRFVDQSDDSVYLYSQFETADAKRMFACFDQPDLKSTYTLTVTAPDDWKVISNAAHVDTVAAEPGIHRFRETAPMSTYLVALIAGPYAEWTDVYSDDHGDIPLGIYCRASLAEHMDADRLFTETKQGFAFYHKNFGIPYAFGKYDQLFVPEFNAGAMENAGAVTFLEDYVFRSRVTKYLYERRAETVLHEMAHMWFGDLVTMQWWDDLWLNESFATFASVLCQSEATEYTNAWTTFANVEKSWAYRQDQLPSTHPVAADIPDIAAVEVNFDGITYAKGASVLKQLVAYVGVDDFLAGLRDYFAAHKFGNATFTDLLGALEKSSGRDLSDWGDQWLRTTGINVMRPDFEVDSSGAFTRFTIVQDGAAPGAGETRVHRLRVGVYADNGSGAIEQTHSVELDVEGERTDVPGLVGVNRGDLVLLNDGDLTYASIRLDPESLATATARIGDITDSMPRTLVWSAAWEMTRQAEMRARDFVELVQRGIASETEIGVVQRVLMQATTAVESYADPDWAATTGRPAFSARLLELARGADAGSDHQLAFVNTWLAGKLNDDQTDVARALLDGADPAEQGLDGLAVDTDLRWKLVRALATAGAIDPDAGSTPIIDAEAQRDNTATGTRQAAAARASRPLPEAKADAWSQAIDDDSLSNIYTRTMIEGFARPGQGELLEPYVEKYFDAVPKVWARRSSEVAQTVVIGLYPSGAMTQRALDLAEEFLAGDHPPALKRLISEGRDGVARSLRAREFDAQG
- a CDS encoding sensor histidine kinase — protein: MRWYPRTLAGQVATLALVVVAVVVVAGSVLAAIDARVDGDRAARDEVTAVAVSLADSPSTVEALTSPDPSATLQPVTDRIRRDTGVAFITVLAPDRTRYTHTDPALIGAPYIGSIDAALRGETMTETYTGTLGRSIRTIAPVRGPDGRVIGMVAAGITQRSLTSTWRGELPLIAVTALAALMTAAAGVWWIRRRLLRQTGGLAPDDLRLMYDHHDAVLRAVREGLVVVEDGRPALVNAEAQRLLGIGTDTPADDLPDFLTREDDAVVDELYAEGGRVLLVSRLPVSGRRRSSVVTIRDRTELAAAMGELDSMTRFAEALRSQAHESANRLHTLVALVEMGRPEEAVRLATTELELSQHLIDRMTQAVAEPALVALLLGKSAQAAERGIAFSLTEDSQVSDEATQILSPAEMITVVGNLVDNALDACDPDDPWVEVGVVGDHAALDIVVADSGPGMDADLFSRATARGYSTKTGGDEAGRGLGLALVAQVVERHHGTLTAENTYGSVVSVRIRAVPAVVGVTR